TTACTGTATAAATATATAGTGATAAGGTTTGCGACTAAGATTTATGAATTTAAATAGAACATTAGTTAAATAGGATTGCTGTAGTGATAGGGCGTTTGCGTGGAACATTAATTGAAAAAATTCCTCCTGAAATATTGATTGAATGTGCAGGAGTAGGTTATGAGGTTACTATGCCGATGACCAGCATTTATGCCTTGCCAGAGCATGAGCAGCAAGCGACAATTTTTACGCATTTCGTTGTCCGTGAAGATGCGCAATTACTCTATGGTTTTGCGAATAAAACTGAACGTAAGCTTTTTAGATTACTCATTAAAATTAATGGTGTTGGCCCTAAATTAGCTTTGGCAATTTTATCGGGTATGTCTGCTGAGCAATTTGTTAGTTGTGTCGCCCATGATGATCTATCGACCATTGTTAAAATACCTGGTGTTGGTAAAAAAACTGCAGAGCGCTTGCTGATAGAAATGCGTGACAAATTAAAAGATTGGCATACTGATACAGACACTACTAGCTTCTCATTAACCGCAGATAATATTTCAACTAGAGCTTCAGATGCACCTGATACTAAAGGCGATGCAATCAATGCGCTAGTTTCACTTGGTTATACAAATGGGCAAGCGAGTAAAGC
The Thalassotalea hakodatensis genome window above contains:
- the ruvA gene encoding Holliday junction branch migration protein RuvA, with amino-acid sequence MIGRLRGTLIEKIPPEILIECAGVGYEVTMPMTSIYALPEHEQQATIFTHFVVREDAQLLYGFANKTERKLFRLLIKINGVGPKLALAILSGMSAEQFVSCVAHDDLSTIVKIPGVGKKTAERLLIEMRDKLKDWHTDTDTTSFSLTADNISTRASDAPDTKGDAINALVSLGYTNGQASKAVKAVHQQGMDSEAIIRDALKSML